The stretch of DNA GCTTCAATAGCTTGCTTTCCTTCTTCTTCACCCATTTCAATGAAACCAAAACCTCTTGAACGGCCAGTTTCTTTGTCTGTAATAATTTTGGCAGAAGATACTTCTCCAAATTCTGAAAATAAATCTTGTAACTCGTACTCTTTAGTTGAGTAATTGATGTTAGAAACAAAAATGTTCATTGTTAAATAAAATTATAAAAATTAATAAAAACTTGGTATATAAAAGAAAAGCAACATAAATTAATGAACAAATATTGATTCCAAATATAAACGTTCGCAAGATACAATTAAAAATTTCAAATCAAAGCTTTTTTATGAATATTTTATCATCACTTCTTAAACCAAAATATTTACTAACCTGATAATCAATAAACTAACAATACACACAATGGTGATTTTTATATGAAATTTAAGGATTATTTAACATTAAACCCTCATTAAAACCGTTTTATACAGTGCAAATCGGCAGTATAAATTTAATTAACGAATTAAAATCACACAAATCACACCCTTTTATTAAATAATTTCCAAAATTAAAATACAAAATACCTTTAAACTCAGTAAAACTATAGAAATCATAGATCAACTTTTCTAACATATCATGATGCTAAATCCTTCTACAAGTTTTCTTAAAATCAGAACAGATGTATGTACAAATCTATAATTGAGAAAATAAATAATTCTCTTTCAACAAGTAAATAGTATTGTTTTGATAAAGCGAGTTTTTAACACTAAATTTGTACCGCAAATTATTAAAAGATGAACTACCACACAAGAAAATGGGTAAAACCTGAAGATTTAAATCCTAATCACTCTCTTTTCGGAGGAAGATTACTACAATGGATTGATGAGGAAGCTGCACTTTATGCCATTATTCAGTTAGAAAATACCAAAGTTGTTACTAAATTTATTTCAGAAATCAATTTTATAAGTTCTGCAAAACAGGGGGATATTGTAGAAATAGGTATCGAAGTATCTGCATTTGGTTCTACGTCCATAACCTTAAGGTGTGAAGTAAGAAATAAAATGACCCATCAAACCATCATTACCGTTGATAAAATCGTAATGGTTAATCTTGGAGAAGACGGTAATCCTGTTGCTCATGGCAAAACTCAGGTTGAGTTTGTAAAAGACAGATTAAACAATCAATTATGAAAATCTTTATAAAAAATATGGTTTGCGGCAGATGCATTTCTGCCGTTGAGGGTATTTTTAATGATTTTAATATTAGTATACAATCAATACAGCTCGGGGAGGTAGAAACGGAAGCTGATATTTCAGAAGCTGACATTCAGTCCATTGAAGAAAAACTGGAAGAAACCGGCTTTGAAAGGATAAAAGACTCTGCTCACCAGCTTATTGAGAAGATAAAAAATCTCATTATTGTTAAAATAAGTGAACTCGACATCGACGAAGATTTCTTATTATCAGAATTTTTAGTTTCAGAGCTGCATAAAGATTATAGCTCACTATCAAAAACATTTTCACAAAACGAGAACATTACTCTGGAGCAGTTTTTTATTCTTCAAAAGATTGAAAAAGTAAAAGAGCTTCTTTTATACAACGAATTTACTTTAACCGAAATTGCTGGAAAACTAGGATATAAAAGTGTACAGCATCTGTCTTCACAATTCAGAAACAGTACAGGTTTTACTCCTACCGAATTTAAAAAACTGAAAATTCACAATCGAAAGCCTCTGGATTCAGTTTGAGAGTTTGAGAATATTAGCGTATTTTAAGTTCGTAAGATCTAATTAATTTTATGATAAAAGGACCTGTTACTTAAGAGAGCTACAACCTTTCACTCTCAAACCCTAATGCTCTCCAACTCAATAACTCCCAAATTTTATAACTATTATCCTTAAATTTATAACAGCACCCCGTTTCATTTTTGGAACTTTGTCATATAAATTTAGGATCATGGAACAACAATATAAAATACTGGGAATGACCTGCTCCGGTTGTCAGAAAAAAATTTCAGAAAAACTCAATAGCATTAACGGTATAACCGCTGATATTAACCTTGAAAATAATACCGCTACTATAAAGTCTGATAAAGCCATAGAACTTCATGCTCTTAATACAGCTTTAAAGGAAATTGGTAATTACCAACTGGAAGATCCTGATCAACCCGAAAAAACTTTTATCAAACCTCAGGATCGCATCTCCCCTTCTTCCGTATACTATTGTCCAATGGAATGTGAAGGAGATAAAGTTTACTTTAAGCAAGGAGAAAGATGTCCGGTATGTAATATGTACCTGGTTCCTATCGAGGAAAAACAAGCAAAAGACCCTAATTATAAACCCGCCTACTCTGCTTCTCATTTACCTGAAAACTTCAAAGACAGCATTGGAAAGGTTTACTGCCCGATGTTCTGTGAAGGCGACAAAGTTTATGATAAAAAAGGAGACTGTCCGGTTTGCCATATGCATCTGGAAGAAATTACCGAAGACCTGGTTAAGAACTCGGAATCATCTCACTCCCAGCATCATTCATCTCATAATCACAACCACAGCCATCATCATGAGGCTCCAAAAGTAACCGATGAAATGGCCGGACGATATTACTGTCCAATGTATTGTGAGGGAGATAAAACCTACGAAACGAATGTTGGATGTCCTGTATGCGGAATGGATTTGGTTAAATATCCTGAAAAGAAAACCGCAAAATACAGCTGTCCTATGCATCCTGAAATCATACGGGATGAGCCGGGAAGCTGCCCTATATGTGGAATGGATCTGGTAAGAATGCCGGATAGCGAAGGTGAAGAAGAAGATGAAACCTATAACATTCTCAAAAGAAAATTCATCATTTCACTGGTATTTACTATTCCTGTATTCATTCTTTCTATGGGAGGTATGTTTATCAGCTTTCCTTTCTCTCATCAAATTCAGGGATTTATCGAACTCTTTTTAACCCTTCCTGTATTATTTTATTCCGGATGGTTCTTGATGAAAAGAGGATGGATTTCATTTAAAACATGGAACCTGAATATGTTTAGTTTAATTGCTCTGGGTGTATCCGCAGCTTTCATATTCAGTATTGTATCCTTAGTATTTCCCGATATTATTCCTCACGAAATCCGAGGGCACAATCAGGAAATTCCTCTTTATTTTGAGGCAGTCTGTGTAATTTTAACCCTTGTTATTCTGGGACAACTCATGGAAGCGGCGGCGCATAAAAAAACTGGGAATGCTATCAGAGAATTGATGAACCTTTCTCCTGATGAGGCTAATCTTATCGTAAATGGAGAAGAAAAAAGAGTACTTCTTTCTCAAGTAAAAATTGGTGATTTATTAAAGGTTAAACCGGGAGAAAAAATTCCTGTTGACGGAAAGATAACTGAAGGAAGCTCTATTGTTGATGAAAGTATGATTACAGGAGAACCTATTCCTGTTGAAAAAAATATTGACGATAAAGTCTCCTCAGGAACTATTAACGGAAATCAGGTATTTATTATGAAGGCTGAAAAAGTAGGTGATGAAACCTTACTTTCACAGATCATCAAAATGGTCAATGAAGCCAGTCGAAGTAAAGCTCCTATTCAAAAGCTTACAGATAAAGTTTCCAAAATATTTGTTCCGACAGTTATTCTTATTGCTGCGCTTACTTTTGTTGGCTGGCAATTCTTTGGACCTGAAGGAAAGAGAAGCTTATTTGCTTTCGTAAATGCCGTAGCAGTTTT from Chryseobacterium piperi encodes:
- a CDS encoding RNA recognition motif domain-containing protein, with product MNIFVSNINYSTKEYELQDLFSEFGEVSSAKIITDKETGRSRGFGFIEMGEEEGKQAIEALNQKEFNGKTLNVSEAKPREEKPRRSFDNNRSGGYGGGNNRGGGYGGGNNRGNGGGNRW
- a CDS encoding acyl-CoA thioesterase codes for the protein MNYHTRKWVKPEDLNPNHSLFGGRLLQWIDEEAALYAIIQLENTKVVTKFISEINFISSAKQGDIVEIGIEVSAFGSTSITLRCEVRNKMTHQTIITVDKIVMVNLGEDGNPVAHGKTQVEFVKDRLNNQL
- a CDS encoding helix-turn-helix domain-containing protein, with the translated sequence MKIFIKNMVCGRCISAVEGIFNDFNISIQSIQLGEVETEADISEADIQSIEEKLEETGFERIKDSAHQLIEKIKNLIIVKISELDIDEDFLLSEFLVSELHKDYSSLSKTFSQNENITLEQFFILQKIEKVKELLLYNEFTLTEIAGKLGYKSVQHLSSQFRNSTGFTPTEFKKLKIHNRKPLDSV
- a CDS encoding heavy metal translocating P-type ATPase produces the protein MEQQYKILGMTCSGCQKKISEKLNSINGITADINLENNTATIKSDKAIELHALNTALKEIGNYQLEDPDQPEKTFIKPQDRISPSSVYYCPMECEGDKVYFKQGERCPVCNMYLVPIEEKQAKDPNYKPAYSASHLPENFKDSIGKVYCPMFCEGDKVYDKKGDCPVCHMHLEEITEDLVKNSESSHSQHHSSHNHNHSHHHEAPKVTDEMAGRYYCPMYCEGDKTYETNVGCPVCGMDLVKYPEKKTAKYSCPMHPEIIRDEPGSCPICGMDLVRMPDSEGEEEDETYNILKRKFIISLVFTIPVFILSMGGMFISFPFSHQIQGFIELFLTLPVLFYSGWFLMKRGWISFKTWNLNMFSLIALGVSAAFIFSIVSLVFPDIIPHEIRGHNQEIPLYFEAVCVILTLVILGQLMEAAAHKKTGNAIRELMNLSPDEANLIVNGEEKRVLLSQVKIGDLLKVKPGEKIPVDGKITEGSSIVDESMITGEPIPVEKNIDDKVSSGTINGNQVFIMKAEKVGDETLLSQIIKMVNEASRSKAPIQKLTDKVSKIFVPTVILIAALTFVGWQFFGPEGKRSLFAFVNAVAVLIVACPCALGLATPMSLMVGIGKGAKNGILIKNAEALEQMNKVNVLITDKTGTLTEGKPSVEHIETSNNEDQKLILKLAFSLNQNSEHPLSNAVIKKAKDENLSSEKVEHFENISGKGVKGNINGKTVYVGNENLLTSYEINIPESLKQKAVEVQSKAHTISYVAQDSTVLGFISFTDKIKESSKKAVEQLMKEGVDIIMMTGDNEHTAKAVAEELGIKHFKANCLPEDKLNEVKKLQKEGKVVAMTGDGINDSPALAQSNIGIAMGTGTDVAIESAEITLLKGDLIGVAKAKLLSEKLLKNIKENLFFAFIYNVLGVPIAAGLLYPFFGILLSPMIAAAAMSFSSLSVILNSLRLNSVNLDIK